One stretch of Sinomonas terrae DNA includes these proteins:
- a CDS encoding G1 family glutamic endopeptidase: MTVTSPSSPGAELSPTQAGAPAHSPIFAKAAQLHVRWLPKVDCKEVAVHSPKVPPKTAATPSGNWSGYAASTSAPNYAQAEWTVPAVTENGSEPAYSSIWPGIGGMDQTNELIQDGTEQDAAANGQTTYFWFELYPIENQMEITNLVPNVGDDVATDIYWANGTADFTLCDYTQNTCVTGSQSSPAPGNTAEWIVERTSINGTLPDLANFNLVNFTNSYYDVDAMGNVEYTPANGGDSVFMQDSAGYTMAYPGSLSPDGTSFTDYWESYN, encoded by the coding sequence ATGACGGTCACATCTCCTTCCTCCCCGGGGGCGGAACTCTCACCGACTCAGGCGGGCGCTCCAGCGCACTCGCCGATCTTCGCCAAAGCCGCCCAACTCCACGTCAGGTGGCTGCCCAAGGTCGACTGCAAGGAAGTCGCCGTCCACAGCCCCAAGGTTCCTCCCAAGACGGCCGCCACACCTTCCGGGAACTGGTCCGGATATGCGGCCTCAACATCTGCACCGAACTACGCGCAGGCCGAGTGGACCGTCCCTGCCGTGACGGAGAACGGCAGCGAGCCCGCCTACTCCAGCATCTGGCCCGGGATCGGCGGCATGGACCAGACGAATGAGCTGATTCAGGACGGCACCGAGCAGGACGCCGCAGCCAACGGACAAACCACTTACTTCTGGTTCGAGCTGTACCCCATCGAGAACCAGATGGAGATCACGAACCTCGTTCCAAACGTGGGCGACGACGTTGCAACCGACATCTACTGGGCGAACGGAACGGCAGACTTCACCCTCTGCGACTACACCCAGAACACCTGCGTGACAGGGTCGCAGTCTTCGCCAGCGCCCGGGAATACAGCCGAGTGGATCGTGGAAAGGACCTCGATCAACGGAACGCTTCCCGACCTCGCGAACTTCAACCTGGTCAACTTCACGAATTCCTACTACGACGTCGATGCCATGGGCAATGTCGAATACACCCCCGCGAATGGCGGAGATTCGGTCTTCATGCAGGACTCCGCCGGCTACACCATGGCCTACCCAGGCAGCCTTTCGCCGGATGGCACTTCGTTCACCGACTACTGGGAGTCATACAACTAG
- a CDS encoding IS3 family transposase, whose protein sequence is MKLNCSPEVGLRIRSGCAYWYNTERISTKLEGLSPVQYRAQALAA, encoded by the coding sequence ATGAAACTGAACTGCTCCCCGGAAGTTGGACTGAGAATTCGGTCTGGCTGCGCTTACTGGTACAACACCGAAAGAATCTCCACGAAGCTCGAGGGCCTGAGCCCGGTGCAATACCGTGCCCAGGCCCTCGCGGCCTAG
- a CDS encoding Tn3 family transposase — MTDEGGYGRFGTLSRQELERYCYLDDEDRRLIAARRRDYNRLGFALQVVTVRHLGMFLPDPLGVPSQLVEYLAEQLDIADPWCVKRYLDRRETRFEHSREIQQAYGLKSFGEVESELSAWIVDQAWMTGDGPKAIFGDYGPLDKAARGVIDTAKIAAHWDDMCRIAVSIHVGEVSAHEVTRMISCDGQPTGLGQAIAHFGRIFKTLHILRLADDEPYRREGKTQANLVEGRHGLARTVYHGRKGEMTSAYYEGMEDQLSALGLVLNCIVVWNTVYENRALAALRAGGYPVLDADVERLSAFVRAHIGIDGHYSFHLPDLGGVHRPLRDLDAAEDE; from the coding sequence GTGACTGATGAGGGCGGCTACGGGCGGTTCGGCACGTTGTCTCGGCAGGAGCTGGAGCGTTACTGCTACCTCGATGACGAGGATCGGCGGCTGATTGCTGCGCGGCGGCGCGACTACAACCGCCTGGGCTTCGCTCTTCAGGTCGTCACTGTGCGTCACCTGGGGATGTTCCTACCCGACCCTCTCGGTGTTCCGTCGCAGCTGGTGGAGTACCTGGCCGAGCAACTGGACATCGCCGACCCGTGGTGCGTCAAGCGGTACCTTGACCGGCGGGAGACTCGATTCGAGCACTCCCGCGAGATTCAGCAGGCGTACGGGCTGAAGTCCTTCGGCGAGGTGGAGTCGGAACTGTCGGCATGGATCGTTGATCAGGCGTGGATGACCGGGGACGGCCCGAAGGCGATCTTCGGCGACTACGGGCCGCTGGACAAGGCGGCGCGCGGGGTGATCGACACGGCCAAGATCGCCGCGCACTGGGATGATATGTGCCGGATCGCGGTGTCGATCCACGTCGGCGAGGTGTCCGCGCACGAGGTCACTCGGATGATCTCGTGCGACGGACAGCCGACCGGGCTGGGACAGGCCATCGCCCATTTCGGGCGGATCTTCAAGACCCTGCACATCCTGCGCCTGGCCGACGACGAACCCTACCGGCGCGAGGGCAAGACCCAGGCCAACCTGGTCGAAGGACGCCACGGCCTGGCGCGCACGGTCTACCACGGACGCAAGGGCGAGATGACCAGCGCCTACTACGAGGGCATGGAGGACCAGCTCTCGGCGCTGGGTCTGGTGCTCAACTGCATCGTCGTGTGGAACACCGTCTACGAGAACCGGGCCCTCGCAGCGCTGCGTGCCGGGGGCTACCCGGTGCTCGACGCCGACGTCGAGCGACTGTCGGCGTTCGTGCGCGCACACATCGGCATCGACGGGCATTACAGCTTCCACCTGCCCGACCTCGGCGGAGTCCACCGACCGCTACGCGACCTGGACGCCGCCGAGGACGAATAG
- a CDS encoding SDR family oxidoreductase has protein sequence MCSPCPDTNLTGVARVVDLVLPGMRSAGEGNIVVVSSRSAWRFSPGAGAAYMSSKAALGMLVASVNDEEGVNGIKACHPCPGDVDSDFLDLRPNVPGDEQRASMLSPEDVARSVQFVLEGPRHVRIDELVITPVGQR, from the coding sequence ATCTGCTCCCCATGCCCCGACACGAACCTCACGGGCGTAGCGCGCGTCGTCGACCTCGTTCTGCCGGGAATGAGGTCGGCCGGCGAAGGGAACATCGTGGTGGTCTCGTCGCGCTCGGCATGGCGATTCTCGCCGGGCGCCGGCGCGGCCTACATGTCGAGCAAGGCCGCGCTCGGCATGCTCGTCGCCTCGGTGAACGACGAGGAGGGCGTCAATGGGATCAAGGCCTGCCACCCGTGCCCGGGAGACGTGGACAGCGACTTCCTTGACCTTCGACCCAACGTGCCCGGCGATGAGCAGCGCGCATCGATGCTGAGCCCCGAGGACGTCGCGCGGTCGGTCCAATTCGTGCTTGAGGGCCCGCGCCACGTGCGCATCGACGAACTCGTCATCACGCCTGTGGGCCAGAGGTAG
- a CDS encoding amino acid transporter, giving the protein MSAPVRYSMPESVPGRVRKQGTRGRFEQWLLEKRVHQPAGPESPEDKSSQQRWWKVMCLTGVDYFSTLSYLPGIAALAAGALSPIATLLIVALTLIGMLPMYRRVAKESPHGQGSIAMLEHLLPFWRGKIFVLVLLGFVATSWIITITLSAADASVHLVENPLLPRFLDGQAVTITLVLLLILGGVFLLGFTEAVAVAIPLVAVFLILNAVVIGVGVAQILANPTVVVGNWGQALARASGGGPVGILGTSVLAFPLLVLGLSGFETGVSMMPLVASEGSAPEERLESRIRNTRKLLTTAAVIMSAYLIGSSLVTTLLIPPAEFQPGAPANGRALAYLAHVSLGPIFGSVYDISSVLILWFAGASAMAGLINIVPRYLPSYGMAPEWARHIRPVVLVYTAISVIITLVFRADVNAQAGAYATGILAMMVSGAIAVSISAGRRRQKGAAVAFSILSLILLYALGANIIEKPDGLSISAMFVAGIIIVSLVSRVSRTTELRADRILFDDEARRFIVESLEYDGRLDIIANRPQTQDEAEYTAKEASQRELNPVPGGADVLFLEVEIADPSDFSGTLNVHGVEVAGRHRVLRTSSPAAPNAIAAILFAMRDATGAIPQAHFEWSEGNPLAHLMRYLLLGRGDTPPVVREIIRQNEPDPALRPRIHVG; this is encoded by the coding sequence ATGAGCGCACCGGTGCGGTATTCCATGCCGGAGAGCGTGCCCGGCCGGGTGCGTAAGCAAGGCACACGCGGTCGATTCGAGCAGTGGCTGCTGGAGAAGCGCGTCCATCAGCCGGCAGGCCCCGAGTCTCCCGAGGACAAGTCGAGCCAGCAACGCTGGTGGAAGGTCATGTGCCTGACAGGCGTCGACTACTTCTCCACCCTCTCGTATCTCCCCGGAATCGCCGCCCTCGCCGCCGGCGCGCTCTCCCCGATCGCGACCCTGCTCATCGTTGCCCTGACCCTGATCGGGATGCTCCCCATGTATCGGCGAGTGGCCAAGGAGAGCCCGCACGGTCAGGGCTCGATTGCGATGCTCGAGCACCTCCTGCCGTTCTGGCGGGGGAAGATCTTCGTCCTCGTCCTGCTGGGCTTCGTAGCGACGTCATGGATCATCACGATCACCCTGTCCGCGGCAGACGCCTCCGTGCACCTCGTCGAGAACCCCCTGCTGCCCCGCTTCCTGGATGGCCAAGCGGTCACGATCACCCTCGTCCTGCTGCTCATCCTCGGCGGGGTGTTCCTGCTCGGCTTCACCGAGGCCGTTGCGGTCGCCATCCCGCTCGTCGCGGTGTTCCTCATCCTGAACGCTGTGGTGATCGGGGTCGGGGTCGCCCAGATCCTCGCCAACCCCACCGTCGTCGTCGGCAATTGGGGTCAAGCGCTCGCCCGCGCCTCGGGCGGCGGACCCGTGGGAATCCTCGGAACGTCGGTCCTCGCCTTCCCGCTTCTGGTCCTTGGGCTCTCCGGGTTCGAGACCGGGGTAAGCATGATGCCCCTCGTTGCCTCGGAAGGCTCGGCACCGGAGGAGAGGCTCGAGTCCCGCATCCGGAACACTCGCAAGCTCCTGACGACCGCTGCGGTCATCATGAGCGCGTACCTCATCGGCAGCAGCCTCGTGACGACCCTGCTCATCCCTCCGGCGGAATTCCAGCCGGGAGCTCCTGCCAACGGGCGGGCCTTGGCGTATCTCGCCCACGTGAGCCTCGGCCCCATCTTCGGCTCGGTCTACGACATCAGCAGCGTGCTGATCCTGTGGTTTGCGGGGGCCTCGGCGATGGCAGGGCTCATCAACATCGTCCCTCGCTATCTGCCGTCCTACGGCATGGCCCCAGAGTGGGCGCGCCACATCCGCCCGGTCGTCTTGGTCTACACGGCGATCAGCGTCATCATCACGCTCGTGTTCCGCGCGGACGTCAACGCCCAAGCCGGCGCCTACGCGACCGGGATCCTCGCCATGATGGTCTCCGGCGCGATTGCCGTGAGCATCTCCGCCGGACGGCGTCGTCAGAAGGGCGCCGCCGTCGCCTTCTCCATCCTGAGCCTCATCCTGCTCTACGCGCTGGGAGCCAATATCATCGAGAAGCCTGACGGACTGAGCATCTCGGCGATGTTCGTCGCCGGGATCATCATCGTCTCCCTCGTCTCGCGGGTGAGCCGGACGACCGAGCTCCGCGCGGACCGCATCCTCTTCGACGACGAGGCGCGGCGCTTCATCGTGGAGTCACTCGAATACGACGGCCGGCTCGACATCATCGCCAATCGCCCTCAGACCCAGGACGAAGCGGAGTACACCGCGAAGGAGGCGTCCCAGCGCGAGCTGAATCCTGTGCCGGGCGGTGCCGACGTCCTGTTCCTCGAGGTCGAGATCGCGGACCCGTCCGACTTCAGTGGGACGCTGAACGTGCACGGCGTCGAGGTGGCGGGGCGCCACCGGGTCCTGCGGACGTCGAGCCCGGCGGCGCCCAATGCGATAGCAGCCATCCTGTTCGCGATGCGGGACGCGACGGGAGCCATCCCGCAGGCACACTTCGAATGGTCCGAGGGCAATCCCCTCGCCCACCTCATGCGCTACCTGCTGCTGGGGCGGGGCGATACGCCGCCCGTCGTCCGCGAGATCATCCGCCAGAACGAGCCCGATCCGGCGCTTCGGCCCCGGATCCACGTCGGCTGA
- a CDS encoding NAD-dependent epimerase/dehydratase family protein yields MRIAIVGATGNVGTALLRRLGAEGGHDVIGIERRTPDAGAEPYRHAKWRSVDISAPAAQAQLKEAFAGCDAVVHLAWLIQPNHRESELFATNVTGSSNVFDAAVAAGVRQIVYASSVGAYSPAPKDRRIDEKWPTGGIHTSHYSRHKAAVERLLDDVEAAHPEMAIARLRPGLIFQSGQASEVGRFFLGPFIPVQVARLRPPILPMPPGMVFQAVHADDVAEAYRLALVSGARGAFNIAAEPVLDSTTLPPVVGARSSIPIPKGALRSLAWASWQLRLQRSDPGWIDMALQVPVMDTRRAREELGWEARRTSQEAIAAVLGGMQEASGVEASPSLRPGQQSAIK; encoded by the coding sequence ATGCGCATCGCCATCGTGGGAGCCACAGGAAACGTCGGAACCGCGCTGCTGCGACGCCTCGGCGCCGAGGGGGGCCACGACGTCATCGGCATCGAGCGCCGCACGCCGGATGCAGGCGCGGAGCCCTATCGCCACGCGAAGTGGCGATCCGTCGACATCAGCGCTCCCGCCGCCCAAGCGCAGCTCAAGGAGGCGTTCGCGGGCTGCGACGCCGTCGTCCACCTCGCCTGGCTCATCCAACCGAACCACCGCGAGTCCGAACTGTTCGCCACAAACGTCACCGGCAGCTCGAACGTATTCGACGCAGCCGTAGCGGCGGGTGTCCGCCAGATCGTGTATGCGTCCTCAGTCGGCGCCTACAGCCCGGCTCCCAAGGACCGCCGCATCGACGAGAAGTGGCCCACCGGCGGCATCCATACGTCCCACTACAGCCGGCACAAGGCTGCGGTCGAGCGCCTGCTCGACGACGTCGAGGCGGCCCACCCGGAGATGGCCATCGCACGGCTGCGGCCCGGCCTCATCTTCCAGTCGGGTCAGGCCTCCGAGGTCGGGCGATTCTTCCTTGGGCCGTTCATCCCCGTACAGGTGGCGAGGCTCCGCCCACCAATCCTGCCGATGCCCCCGGGCATGGTCTTCCAGGCCGTCCACGCGGACGACGTCGCGGAGGCCTACCGCCTCGCGCTCGTCTCCGGCGCGAGGGGCGCGTTCAACATCGCCGCCGAACCAGTCCTCGACAGCACAACTCTCCCGCCCGTCGTCGGCGCTCGCAGCTCGATCCCGATCCCCAAGGGCGCCCTGCGGAGCCTTGCCTGGGCTTCCTGGCAGCTTCGACTCCAACGTTCGGACCCCGGGTGGATCGACATGGCGCTCCAGGTGCCAGTCATGGACACCCGCCGCGCACGCGAGGAGCTCGGCTGGGAAGCGCGGCGGACGTCACAGGAAGCGATCGCTGCCGTCCTCGGCGGGATGCAGGAAGCATCCGGAGTCGAGGCCTCGCCCTCCCTGAGGCCTGGCCAGCAGTCGGCAATCAAGTGA
- a CDS encoding DedA family protein, whose amino-acid sequence MSLDQLLELPFEAAVAALFAIVLCRTNGTYWLGRGLAAGYGKTRWAKRSRPGRLARARRLIERWGPFAVVLTFLTVGLQTTVNLAAGMARMPLRYYIPATVVGSAAWAFIYATVGLAAVELVLENAPASPWAWALAGAVLAAVVVRFSLAVRRRGKSAEADAVKVDEAREGAAPEERNTT is encoded by the coding sequence GTGTCGCTCGATCAGCTGCTCGAGCTGCCCTTCGAAGCCGCAGTCGCGGCCCTGTTCGCCATCGTCCTGTGCCGGACCAACGGCACGTACTGGCTCGGGAGGGGCCTCGCCGCCGGCTACGGAAAGACAAGATGGGCGAAGCGCTCGCGCCCCGGACGGCTCGCCCGTGCCCGTCGGCTCATCGAGCGCTGGGGACCGTTCGCCGTCGTCCTCACGTTCCTGACCGTCGGGCTCCAGACGACAGTGAACCTGGCCGCCGGGATGGCCCGCATGCCCCTCCGGTACTACATCCCCGCGACGGTTGTCGGGTCTGCCGCGTGGGCTTTCATCTACGCCACGGTCGGTCTCGCCGCCGTCGAGCTCGTCTTGGAGAATGCCCCGGCCTCGCCCTGGGCGTGGGCGCTCGCCGGCGCGGTGCTGGCCGCCGTCGTCGTCCGCTTTTCGCTTGCAGTGCGCCGCCGCGGGAAGTCCGCGGAAGCGGATGCCGTTAAGGTTGACGAGGCGCGCGAGGGCGCTGCGCCGGAGGAAAGGAACACCACGTGA
- a CDS encoding thioesterase family protein — protein sequence MTETQEASEQIELAQGDFYYEDLGGGRYRSTIHAQGAWNAHEQHMAPPSGLLAHALELHEPREGLRIARISYEILGLIHAGDCEVTTETLRPGRTIELIQAELSTKGRAVIRATAWRLAQSDTSSVAAIEDPRIPMREDCERWDGTTEWPGGYIRSLEMYQAPDHRSGNGTVWIRTPYPLIDGVTSPDWVRLMGLVDTANGIATRVPPGPGSWAFPNVDLQIHLYRQPSGEWLGIDNAVSFGADGIGLTSSILHDDDGPFGRAEQILTIRRT from the coding sequence GTGACAGAGACGCAGGAGGCGAGCGAGCAGATCGAGCTCGCGCAGGGCGACTTCTATTACGAGGACCTCGGTGGCGGCCGGTACCGGTCCACCATTCATGCCCAGGGCGCATGGAACGCGCACGAGCAGCACATGGCGCCCCCGTCCGGACTACTCGCCCACGCCCTTGAGCTCCACGAGCCACGCGAGGGCCTCCGGATCGCACGGATCAGCTACGAGATCCTCGGCCTGATCCACGCAGGGGACTGCGAGGTCACGACGGAGACTCTGCGGCCCGGCCGCACCATCGAGCTCATTCAGGCCGAGCTCTCGACCAAGGGCCGCGCCGTTATCCGCGCAACGGCCTGGCGTCTCGCCCAGAGCGACACGTCTTCCGTCGCAGCCATCGAAGATCCGCGGATTCCGATGCGCGAGGACTGCGAGCGCTGGGACGGGACGACTGAGTGGCCAGGCGGGTACATCCGCTCGCTCGAGATGTATCAGGCTCCGGATCACCGCTCCGGCAATGGGACGGTGTGGATCCGCACCCCGTACCCCCTGATTGATGGAGTCACGAGCCCGGATTGGGTGCGCCTCATGGGCCTCGTCGACACCGCGAACGGGATTGCGACCCGCGTCCCGCCGGGACCCGGGAGCTGGGCCTTCCCGAACGTCGACCTTCAGATCCATCTCTACCGGCAGCCGTCAGGCGAGTGGCTCGGGATCGACAACGCCGTCTCGTTCGGTGCCGATGGCATCGGCCTCACTTCCTCGATTCTGCATGACGACGACGGCCCGTTCGGCCGGGCGGAGCAGATCCTCACGATCCGGCGGACCTGA
- a CDS encoding lipoate--protein ligase family protein translates to MAVWNDGTVAPLAIIEDRDTNDAAAQLARAAEILDEVKRGLRGPTLRLYRPRPTMAFGQRDTRLAGFEAARAASFSRGFEPVVRKAGGRAAAYHEGTLIVDHIEPAAEAMVGHRRRFEVFGELYADVLRSIGVDARVGEIPGEYCPGEYSVHGVPGERTTAGGFVMPAGPVKLVGTAQRVVAGAWLFSSVFVVSDAAPVREVLTDVYRALELPFEPTTAGAADDLVPGLTVDDVEQSLLAMYAEQGALAAAL, encoded by the coding sequence ATGGCTGTCTGGAACGACGGCACAGTAGCGCCGCTCGCGATCATCGAGGACCGTGACACGAACGACGCCGCGGCGCAGCTCGCACGAGCGGCGGAGATCCTGGACGAGGTCAAGCGCGGACTGCGGGGACCGACCCTGCGTCTCTACCGGCCGCGCCCGACGATGGCGTTCGGCCAGCGGGACACTCGCCTTGCGGGCTTCGAGGCCGCGCGCGCTGCGTCCTTTTCCCGGGGCTTCGAGCCGGTCGTGCGGAAGGCTGGCGGGCGCGCCGCGGCGTATCACGAGGGCACGCTGATCGTGGACCACATCGAGCCCGCAGCAGAGGCGATGGTGGGACACCGGCGCCGCTTCGAGGTGTTCGGTGAGCTTTACGCGGACGTCCTCCGGAGCATCGGCGTCGACGCTCGGGTCGGGGAAATCCCGGGCGAATACTGCCCGGGCGAGTACAGCGTGCACGGGGTTCCGGGGGAACGGACGACGGCGGGGGGGTTCGTCATGCCCGCAGGTCCCGTCAAGCTCGTGGGGACGGCGCAACGCGTGGTCGCAGGAGCTTGGCTCTTCTCGTCCGTCTTCGTGGTGAGCGACGCGGCGCCCGTCCGCGAGGTGCTCACCGACGTCTACCGCGCACTCGAGCTGCCGTTCGAGCCGACCACCGCGGGCGCGGCGGACGACCTCGTCCCCGGCCTCACGGTCGACGACGTCGAGCAGTCACTCCTCGCGATGTACGCCGAGCAAGGCGCCCTCGCGGCCGCGCTCTGA
- a CDS encoding type II toxin-antitoxin system PemK/MazF family toxin, whose translation MSELVRGSVIWAAPDPTVGREQSGRRPLVVVASDAYLATVTELVLAVPVTTTARGWPNHIPLTGPTGLQEACFAMTEQIRAISRARIDRIAGTVDSGTLVGIDLWLRDFLGLH comes from the coding sequence GTGAGTGAGCTCGTTCGGGGATCAGTCATCTGGGCCGCGCCGGACCCTACCGTCGGCCGAGAGCAGTCGGGCCGGCGTCCGCTCGTTGTGGTGGCGTCCGACGCCTACCTTGCAACAGTGACCGAACTGGTGCTCGCGGTGCCAGTGACAACGACGGCCAGAGGCTGGCCCAACCACATCCCGCTCACCGGTCCGACCGGTCTGCAGGAAGCGTGCTTCGCAATGACCGAGCAGATACGCGCAATCTCTCGGGCGCGGATCGACAGGATCGCTGGCACAGTGGACAGCGGGACGCTCGTCGGGATCGACCTGTGGCTCCGCGATTTCCTCGGCTTGCACTGA